The following proteins come from a genomic window of Lolium rigidum isolate FL_2022 chromosome 5, APGP_CSIRO_Lrig_0.1, whole genome shotgun sequence:
- the LOC124656190 gene encoding probable protein phosphatase 2C 77 yields MAAIRAGYLATDSEFLSQGTRGGACAATALVKDGELYLANVGDCRAVLGTRDGIATALTSDHTPGREDERLRIESSGGYVSRGSGGVWRVQDSLAVSRAFGDADMRPWVTCEPEVTRLRVTPDCAFLVLASDGLWSKVSNHEAVEAVARSSGGGNAGVSMDSCKELVAMARSRGSRDDITAMVVDLKRFLRQNRLAN; encoded by the exons ATGGCGGCGATCAGAGCCGGGTATTTGGCCACGGACAGCGAGTTCCTCAGCCAG GGCACGCGAGGTGGTGCTTGCGCGGCAACGGCGCTGGTGAAGGACGGCGAGCTCTACCTTGCCAACGTGGGCGATTGCCGCGCCGTGCTCGGCACCCGCGACGGCATCGCCACCGCCTTGACGTCCGACCACACTCCCGGCCGGGAGGACGAGCGGCTCCGAATCGAGAGCTCC GGCGGGTACGTgagccggggcagcggcggcgtgtGGCGGGTGCAGGACAGCCTCGCCGTGTCGCGGGCATTCGGCGACGCCGACATGAGGCCCTGGGTCACCTGCGAGCCGGAGGTGACACGCCTCCGCGTCACGCCAGACTGCGCCTTCCTCGTCCTCGCATCCGACGGCCTCTGGAGCAAGGTGTCCAACCACGAAGCCGTAGAAGCCGTCgccaggagcagcggcggtggTAATGCCGGCGTGTCCATGGACTCCTGCAAGGAGCTCGTCGCCATGGCAAGGAGCAGAGGGAGCAGGGACGACAtcacggccatggtggtggatctAAAGCGATTCCTTCGACAGAATCGCCTAGCAAATTAA